The stretch of DNA CATCAACGATGTGAACGGCCTGGCGAGCAAGATTGCCGATTTGAATCGGGAGATCAAACTCACCGAAGTGAGCGGTCAGCAGGCGAACGACCTGCGCGATCAGCGCGGCCGGTATCTCAACGAGCTTGCGGAGCTGGTCGATATTTCTTCGATTGAAGACGGCACCGGACAGGTGACGGTGTTTGTCGGAACCGGACAAGTCTTAGTCACCGAACAGACGGCGTTTAAACTGACCGGCGTCCCTGACGTGACAAACAGCGGGCTCTTGGACGTGCGGTACGACGGCGGGACCGGGCCCAATACGGATATTACATCCGCCATCAGCGGCGGTCGCCTCAAAGGGTTGATCGATGCACGCGATACGACGGCCGCTGGATTGCAAACGTCATTGGATACCCTCGCCTCCCAACTCGTCTCGCAGGTCAACACGCAACATCGTTTGGGATACGGTCTGGATGGATCCACGACCCAGGACTTCTTCTTGTCATCGGGAACCACGGCCGGCTCGATTAGCCTGGCCCTGACGGACAGACAAAAGATCGCGGCTTCCTCGACCGCGGCCGGCGTGCCAGGGAATAACGTGAACGCCTTGGCGCTCAGCAATCTGCAGACTGCCGCGGTGGCGGGATTGGGCAACACGACCTTTCAAGGGTACTATAGCGCGATGGCGGGAAGCTTCGGCGGAACGCTTCAGGGGGCGACTCGAGACCTGCAAGGACAGGAGATTCTGCACGACCAATTGCTGGCCCATCGGGCGGAAGTCTCCGGCGTCTCGATGGATGAAGAGCTCATCAATTTATTGAAGTATCAGCGCGCGTTTGAGGCAGCCTCGAAACTCATCACGACCAGTGACGAGATGCTGCAGACGATTCTGTCGTTGAAGC from Nitrospira sp. encodes:
- the flgK gene encoding flagellar hook-associated protein FlgK, producing MSGLNGLFGVGSNALAAFQRALSVTGQNIANVSTPGYSRQELILTESLPENGRPGQIGTGVTASEIRRSVDSFVDQQLLGSHERIGQFGASQKALTQIQLVFNDSNNQGIAAGLNEFFKAWQDVATNPADLTARTVLLTKADGVTKLLNQAASQLSAQRLSLDGQVQSSINDVNGLASKIADLNREIKLTEVSGQQANDLRDQRGRYLNELAELVDISSIEDGTGQVTVFVGTGQVLVTEQTAFKLTGVPDVTNSGLLDVRYDGGTGPNTDITSAISGGRLKGLIDARDTTAAGLQTSLDTLASQLVSQVNTQHRLGYGLDGSTTQDFFLSSGTTAGSISLALTDRQKIAASSTAAGVPGNNVNALALSNLQTAAVAGLGNTTFQGYYSAMAGSFGGTLQGATRDLQGQEILHDQLLAHRAEVSGVSMDEELINLLKYQRAFEAASKLITTSDEMLQTILSLKR